The Nitrospirota bacterium region TCTTTTAACCCATCCCTTAAAATAGAGGGCATCCTGCTTACAATGTTTGATATAAGAAATACCCTTTCACAACAGGTTGAGTCAGAGGTGAGAAAGCATTTCGGGGAAAAAGTATATAAGACTGTAATTCCGAGGAATGTGATACTGGGTGAGGCCCCGAGTTATGGAAAACCTGCTATTCTTTATGATGTGCGTTCAAGGGGTGCGCAGAGCTATTTAGCCGTTGCAAAGGAGATAATGAACAATGAAAATGACCTAAAGTATATAGAGATAATAGAGACGTAAATCGTAGACTCGATTTCGAGGGGACTATTTTCAAAGGTAATGTCAGAAATTACATGAAAAAAGAGGATAAAAGGTTAAATTTTGACAATACTTCTTGCAAAGGAGGGATGGACAATGAAAATGGCTTTGGGTAAAGGGCTTGGAGCTCTTATCCCTGGAAAAACTGAGGGAGTATTAGAGCTTGAAATAGACAAAATTATCCCTAATGAGTATCAGCCGAGGAGGATTTTTAAGGACGATGCTTTAAAAGAGCTGGCTGCATCAATAAAGGAGAAGGGCATTCTCCAGCCTGTAATTGTGCGAAGGGCAGATGACGGCTCCTTCAGGCTCATAGCCGGCGAAAGGAGATTGAGGGCTGCCAGAATCGCAGGGCTTGAGAAAATTCCAGCCCTTGTTAAAGACGCAGCCCGCGCAGAAGCCCTTGAGCTTGCCCTTGTTGAGAATATCCAGAGAGAAGACCTGAACCCAATTGAGACTGCGGATGCCTTTAACCGGCTTATGCGCGACTTTAACCTCACTCAGGATGACCTCTCAAAGAAAGTTGGAAAGGAAAGGGCCACAGTTGCCAATTACCTGAGAATACTCAGGCTTCCTCTGGAAGTCAAGAACTGGATTGCAGAAGGCTCTCTAAGCATGGGGCATGCCAAAGCCCTTTTGCAGGTGGATGGAGCAAGGGCGCAGACAGAGGCAGCAAAAAAGATCATCAAAAAGGGCCTGAGCGTTAGAGAAGCAGAGGCCCTGTCTAAAAGGCTTGAAAGGCCAGTCAAGACCGTTAAACGCAGGGATCCCCAGGTTGCCTCTCTCGAGGAAAAGTTGATACA contains the following coding sequences:
- a CDS encoding ParB/RepB/Spo0J family partition protein, which encodes MKMALGKGLGALIPGKTEGVLELEIDKIIPNEYQPRRIFKDDALKELAASIKEKGILQPVIVRRADDGSFRLIAGERRLRAARIAGLEKIPALVKDAARAEALELALVENIQREDLNPIETADAFNRLMRDFNLTQDDLSKKVGKERATVANYLRILRLPLEVKNWIAEGSLSMGHAKALLQVDGARAQTEAAKKIIKKGLSVREAEALSKRLERPVKTVKRRDPQVASLEEKLIQHLGTKVRLIHKGKKGGKIEIEYYSLDELDRLLEVLLG